Within the Mugil cephalus isolate CIBA_MC_2020 chromosome 1, CIBA_Mcephalus_1.1, whole genome shotgun sequence genome, the region AGACCAGTCAGTGTGTCCATGCCGACCCCGTCCACTGTCGACAGCACCAACACTGGAACATCAGAGTGAACGTCAGCACTGGACCACGGAGCAttagaagaagatggagatctTTTTGTCAATGAATAGGGGAACGTTACCAGGACGCAAGGAACACCATGTTGTTATTATCTCAGGGATTTCAAtaacatgtcaaagtaacatccagaaAAAATGCCTGTAGAGCAGGgctcttcaatgtttttcaggtcaatgacccccaaactgatggagagattaagtaggaaccccctacctactatatgtgttctatattaaactctatatttataaatatacattattatcattttgcattcaatattaagctatcccttaacCTTTTACcagaatatgttggatttgtgttcatgtgtatttaaagacatttaaatatcggggggaaatgaaaaaatatatatatctaaaaagtctaatcaaccaaagagtttttgaccccccctgcagtacctccacagacccctaggggtcacagaccccctgttgaagacactACATTGCAATGAGATCATCCGAGTTATTATTCACTTCATtgttttggctgatcagtgtcAGTAAACatatgttttacttttactttaatacCCAGATCTTTTGCTTAGTGTATCAACAAGTAGTTGTACGTGTAAACACGCAGACGTTGTGTGTAAAGTTGTGCAAAACCCGTTGTCGTGTTGGAGACGTGGTTGGGAACGATCAGTTCAGCCGAGTGAACGTGAAACCAACTGGCCACGATCAAACCACTCCCTCCACAAGCAGCGAGCGTCTTCACATTTATTACTCAAATGCGGGCAAATCTATgatgaacaaatgtaaaaaaataaaaaaataaaaatccaaactCATTTAAGTTTTGATATTTCTCTTTATGTCTTTGATACGCTCACAACAAGAAACGTGTTTGGTTTTTATAAAAGTGGCATCACATCTCTGATTCTACGACGTCCAAAGCCGGCTGCAGCGTCAGCGTGGTACCTtacaaatatgtacaagtaaaacgcatataaaaacaaaacgagCTGCTGCTCTTCCAGCTCCAGTGCAGGATTTGTCCAGGGCTCCTCCCGTGTGAAATGTTCAGTTCCAGTTATTGAAGAACTGCTTGAAGATGATGGTCTCCTTCCCCTGTGGCAGAATCTCCACCTGCAGCACAACACACATAAACttttactgtactgtaaatGTTCTAGAGGTCATAATCCAGGtagtttaaaacaacaacacgcaGCTTTAGCAGAGAGTTTCCTGGAAACATAAAGATATAAATATGCAAAGTGGGATTGCAGCTTTTATTTGCCAGTGACGAAGATGACATTTTAACAAGCATTACCTGTGTCTTCATCCTGGGGTAATTCATTTTCTCGATGAAGCTGTCTGCCATCTGCAGGGCCGCATTCTTCTCGGCGGCATTTGCTCCGTTACCTGCGGGTCAATCGGTGAATTTAATTAGTGCTTCTGTTCAACGGCATAAATCGGTTTCATGGATAATTCCACCAAAAATAAGATCACATCCTTTCGATTGCCccgatttattttattttaaatccagtAGAGAAGTTCAGCCCATGTATGGAGCAGCAAACTGAGCAAACTcctaaaaggaataaaataaggAGGGTGTGTGAAGTGGAAGGAGCCTTAATGATTAAGAAAAGTGAAGCTGAGATTTATTTTCCCGACAGAATTACAAGACAATCAGCAGAGATCAACAACAAAATCCCCTCATATCTCACATATGACTTCACGTTAAGACCAGATAAACATTTGTTGCTCCCTACTGACCTTGGAACTGAAGGTATGTTCACCGTAGCCCAAGCATACGCTGCAGACATGTGTTACATACAGATAAAGACCTTGTACCAGCAGGTGGGAAACAACACAGTGCAATGAGGACACCCTTTCATAAGTCTTTAACCTTGACTTTTCAACAAGAAACGATAACAAGCGTCACTTCAGAGAATGTGGTCTAGACGCCTCTGATCTTTGTGCTCATGTACAGATAAAAAATACACTCGAAACGTGGAGGTTCCACTTTGGCTTTTTTACGTACGCAAATTTCATCAAGCCATTTTGCCACATTacaaacacttttgttttttcaggtcAGATCAGAGGCGGAGTGCTGGTTTCAGGTAACACTAAActcaaataatgataataaaataataaaaaaataataaaataataacaattataataaaaagGACAGGGCTGAAACATGAattcaaaagctgcagttcctcaaacgaCCACTTTAGGCTGGCTCATAAGCCGAGTCAGTCCCCCTCcatgtaaaaatgtccaaaaacattTACAGCCCAGTCCAAAACACCAAGTGTATATAACTTCTTCTGCGTAACTCACACACTTAATTATATTAACGATCAAAGTTATACATAAATAATGACTTAATAATGAATAACGACTACTTTGAATGACAGGTGGGTGTTGTCTCAGGTTGCTAGCTGTTAGCCTCAGTTATGCTCACAGTGCAACTCTTTGGCAAATTCTGAATTAGTCCGGACTCATGCTACGTTCACACTATCAGTAACAGACATAGAAGCTACAATACACTTTTAGTAGAAGCCGGTGAAGTGTAGCAGCAAACTGACATGGAACATAAAAGTTGATTTTCTTCGAAATCGATGCGTCTTCTCGCTTTGCCATGTTATACTCACAGCCAATGACGTTACTGAGCGCCTGAGTGACAGCTCAACAATGACTCTACAATGTTCCTGGCACTGAGTTGTAGCTGTTGTCGCTCATAGTGTGAACTACTACTCCATTAGGTGGAGTCAGACGCTGCCAAGATGCAACACCAGCCTGAGCTTCAAATCCACTCTTTGGGAACCCTGTGTCACACAGGGTTCGTCCAGTCCAACAGTCAACGCCCCCTAAACTCACCTTTCAGTCATTATTTTTCACCATGTACGTTAAAATTCCTATCTCGTTAAATAACCTTCACTCTGTATTCAGCGTTTCCTCACCTTTCCAGACGAAGATCTTTCCGTTGGCGCCGTTGTCCAGAATGAAGCAGTCGTCACGAACCAGCAGATCCTTGGCAAACGGGCTCTTCTCTGACACTTTGGTCGTGGACATGGAGCCCGTCGCGTCTGACACCTAAAGAGTTGACACAGACAAGTtgtgttaaaaaatgaaaaaataaagtataaaaataaagtgttttaaaagtaGTGCAGATTTCAAAGTTGTGTAGATGGAGTCACCTTGTAGAGGGAGGCAGAGTTGGAAGCGTCTGCTTTGCTGTCTTCTTCTGGCGTGCTCTCTGCCAGCGCTGGCATCTGTCCCAAAACCTGCACAGCAGCACAAGACTGACTACTTAAAGACTGACTACATTCCTCTGAGTAAAACAACGTGACGACAAAGCAGagcaaacattttcatgtcGCTTCGAGTGAGCTTTCACCTTGAGCATCTCCTCCGGCTCTTCCCCCTCGCAGATGTCCACGATAGAAGCTTTGCCGTGTCTGTCCGTGTCACGGATCAACGAGGCGATCTCACGCACCTTCTGCTTCTCGAAGATGTTGGCCTGAGATCCGATCCACGACACGATGGTCTGTAGAGCAAACGATTGAAGACGATCAGAAATCATTGAAGGTTTGGTTtgggtttggtttggttttggtttttgtcGTGGCTATTCTTGTCCTGTGCGTGTCCTCCTACAGCTGGATGATCTCACCTGTCCGAGATCGAGGATGAAGCAGTCCCCCTTGTTGAAGCTGTTCCATGACAGCTCGACCTCCTTGGCACGGATGTTGCGCTTCCCTTTGATCTGATACAACCTGTGCACCGTCCCGCCGCCCTGAGTCTTCCTGAAGCCCGACTCCACACCACCCTCCTGTTGAGGAAGGGGAGCATGCACTTTAAAGCGTTTCTGCgttatattattttttgtttttttagtgctgtcaaacaatCCAAAGTTTTAATCCGATTAATCACatggttgctgtggattaattacgattaatttaacttttaatatcTAGATTAATCGCGTTTTATTttagcaaacagactcaagaagaAAGGAATACACACTACCAAAAAAATaagtcgccacctggatttaacgaAGCAAATAGGTGTGGGCCTCTTCTTGGATAATTACTACATAGGTGATTATCATTTAACCACAACttatgcaatgagtagcttctcatttcttaatcAACCATGTCGAAAGAGTCTTTGCCAACCGCCAATGTCAGCGTTCTTGTCTTGGCTTGCCTCAGAACCCCTGACTAACGTGTGCTTGGTGTTCATGTGctattttaagctggaagtgcttcTAGGAAAAGAAAACTCTTTCCTGTAAAGTGTGCACAGTACTTTATGTtggttgacttttttttttcactcaaatTTCCCATGGGGAGGGCCAACATGCTGTTTAGCAACTTCCATCTTTATCGGCTGGTTCTGCTGCCAGTCACTATCTgatcaactgcacatttgcGCATGCGTGACGGTTtctctacttggacaaactttTTTGTCTCAGAAGTAACTCCTCCAGCTGTGAAATAATAAGAGCTATTTATCTAAGCCACAAAAAGGCGCAGGATGAAGATTTTGCAAGAGTAGCAAATTCTGTGCTTTAGCAGaaacagatacattttttattttggtttacaTTGAGACTTTGCTTAGTTCCCTGCTTGACTCTTGCTATAAAAATACTAGGAAACTGCAGGTGAGAGAAACCTTAGTAAAATGCAGCTGAACTCTACAGCTCGAGATTAAAACACagttatagtaaaaaaaaaaaaatgctgttaatTCAACTCATCTGTGGCAATTTTTTCAAGCATCTCTCTGGCTACATTTACCatacatggacaatatttttCCCAAATATTCAGTCAGAATCTGACGTTCCTGACGTATGTGAAGTGGTTCAGCCCAAAGCGGAGCATCAAGAGGAGAACATGAGGAATATATAGCCTATGCTTTTAACAATGCTGCCCACATCCATTCTGGATTGGTTTGCCTTTGTATGGTATCACCATGCTCTCCATGTGACTCAACCGTCTACTCTGATTAAGGTGGCCCCTTTTATTCTGACTGGACAATTACTCAGTTGAATCCCACCGCTGACCTCTAGGACCGAGGCCATCTCCGGATCCTCACCTTGTAGCTGACCCCTCTGGGGAAGAGCTCCATGAACTCCGGCGTCTCGAAGCCCTGGACCTGCCGGTGCTGAATGGGGTCGCCGCCCAAGAAGTTGTCCAGCTGCGTAGCCAGCATGGCACAGGCCACCTGCTCGTCCCGGGACGACTTCTCACCTgagacggagaaaaaaaaaaacaagttaagcCCCTGCAACCTTGTACACGGTAAGTGGTAACAGATACTGGATAGAAGGCTGAACTCCTGATTTAAGAGACgtttaaatgtcaaatctgTCGAAAAAGTTCTCAATCAGACAAAACTGATGAGGTGAGAAATGACGGTAAAGTCGAGACAGAAACAAGGGCTCTATCAGAATATACAGGAGAAGCGAACCGTACAAAGGCATCGTAGGGTCATCAACTGTAaacaagagggagggaggggtcagAGAGATGCATGCTTGAGCAAAGAGAGAGCTCTCCAAGCTGTGACAATCAGCTTAGTGTTACCTAAGCACCGGATACATGCTGGAAACAACAGCCACATTTGAGTACTGTAAAAGCGCTCCTGCATTTTTAATGGGTCCTGCTCAAAAGCCACCCCCCCCGTTTTCCCTCTGGACGTCCTTCCCTCTCttatcatccctccatccagaTTCTCCTCGCACAATGATGGAGCAGGTCAAGCGCTGTGTCTCATGTGTCATCGCCATTCACGGGAGCGTTATTAGCTTTTCAGGCGGAGCACTGGGCCAAGGCTCGGCGTGTAGTAAGCACTGGACAATGGTCAGCTGGGTAAATAGAAATAGGAGAGGCGGCCATTCTTTCCCTCCGAGTCAAGGTTGCGCGGTTGAAGGataattatttatgtgtttccacataaattattttttttattttatttttttcccgaTCGTTTTGAGTCTAACTGAAAAATAGGGAGAAAATAGTTCGGTTCAACATTTTTGTCCTTAGATTTAGATAAAAGAATATGAGGAACTAAGGCTCAGATTTAGAAATACgacaaattaaataaagcaaaaactaATCAACTTTGAGGAACTgcctgaaaatgaatgagtgtttaaattaaatttgattatATTTGATCATCATCTCCACTACAACTGTTTCTCGCTGGTATTAAATCCAGATGTGTCTCCGGTCTCTCACCTATCCACATGTGGAGGTCGGCCCCCTCTTCCCCGCGGTTCTTCAGCACCAGATACGAGTCCCCGTTGAAGAAAGCTCCCACCTCCGAGGGATCCAGCGCCACCGCCTTCATCTTCTCCACCCTCCACACCCGGAGACCCGGCTCCCGGACCTCTGGGCCGAACTGACCCGGTGCTGCCTGGAAGTGGAGCATGCTGCAGGGGGAAGAAGAGAACGGAAGAGGCCGGTAAGACGAAAGACTTTGAAGGAATCTACGGATTGAAATCCCCTCAGTGGAAAACAGGAAGTATACATATGTGACATTTAGTCACTGTGTGGATTTGGTGTTAGACGCctgttttttgttgaaaaaaaaagagaagtaaaagaGGAAGTTTAGACCAACAACGTGTAGACCACATGCCGAACTACGTCActagaaatatattaaaactcTTTGGAAACTTCCATCAATCAGAGATGTCCACTGGTCTCCATGGCAACTGAAATGCTGGATTTAAGTGGAGgggatttcattcattcacacacgtCTAAACTCCCTTTAAGAGCGGCCATAAGTGTGATGAGTCTCATTACACCGAGACTTGACACAAAGCCACAGGTTGTGTTGCTGCTTGAAATAGCCATGAGCTGCGTTACGTcactagctttttttttttttttttttttacaacacaagcacaaagcCCAACTCAACACCAGCCttgttgcacaaaaccaggCCTGGCTAAGTGCAAGTTGGATCATGTCACAGGTAAGAGAAAGCCAGACGTAGACTGTCACAGaggaagaggtaaaaaaaaaaaaaagaaaaaaagaaaaagaaatagaaaaaaagaagatgatatAAAAACCGTGCCAAACCAAACCACTGCATCATCCTGTCTGACTGTGGGTATTTTGCACGGTTTCAAAAATAAACCGAGGCTTGCAgagagaccctgcgtcctcatatggggactcATAtgaggttttattgcagcttgttctgcttcatttaaatcttaaacACTTTGGTCTATCATCTAGTGACAGCACAGGTTAAAACGtattatttatgcttattaacgtttctagtttgatatgacgcacaaatttaacaaattttaccaacagcaacgagctacagcgtcgctaattagcaagtactcgtttgaggacattgggacttcgttgttctgtctttgctcagccatgttcaggtattaaaacagtttcatatttCGTTACActttggtgacttctttatgatataaataattaaatgataccagtgtccacatatgaggacatcgaGGACATGATGCTTAgattttatacgtcttaggtcctactgatcccaaatacattcataacattatgacctaatattgtgcaggtctccaaaTCAGTTGCGACTCATCGGAGAACGGACacaggtcttctgagggtgtgggTACCTCCTAGtttcagtggtcacaatgtttcGCCTGATCTGTGCGTTTGCATTTTGGTTTGGACAGATCAGAATCAGACGGATATCCCGTCGGCGACATGCAAACATTTCAGGCCTTATCGCAACCATGTAGCGGCTGACATTTCCTCTCTCCTGATAAGAAGAGCGCTAGAGAATTAGAGCCGGTTCACCGTATGAATTGCCGCTGCAGCAAAATGTAAATCTGGTGGAGCTCTCCCGTCCTATAC harbors:
- the capgb gene encoding capping protein (actin filament), gelsolin-like b; this encodes MLHFQAAPGQFGPEVREPGLRVWRVEKMKAVALDPSEVGAFFNGDSYLVLKNRGEEGADLHMWIGEKSSRDEQVACAMLATQLDNFLGGDPIQHRQVQGFETPEFMELFPRGVSYKEGGVESGFRKTQGGGTVHRLYQIKGKRNIRAKEVELSWNSFNKGDCFILDLGQTIVSWIGSQANIFEKQKVREIASLIRDTDRHGKASIVDICEGEEPEEMLKVLGQMPALAESTPEEDSKADASNSASLYKVSDATGSMSTTKVSEKSPFAKDLLVRDDCFILDNGANGKIFVWKGNGANAAEKNAALQMADSFIEKMNYPRMKTQVEILPQGKETIIFKQFFNNWN